The Larus michahellis chromosome 2, bLarMic1.1, whole genome shotgun sequence genome window below encodes:
- the LOC141739515 gene encoding ras-related protein Rab-10-like isoform X2 — protein MAGLRLGQGGVGKPPLLVKIVMAGETCVGKTSIVRRYTEPGSPPGGAPTSSYLATIGIDFKVKPVTFNDTRVKLQIWDTAGQERFHTLSTSYFRGAQGFVLVYDITNLDSFQNITSWMKDIHELAWEHGIPFFETSAKDNVNIEDAFSILTKEILEKKSCVLYDLDVVALNESKKRTCCAF, from the exons ATGGCGGGGCTGAGGCTGGGGCAGGGCGGTGTGGGGAAACCGCCGCTGCTGGTGAAAATCGTGATGGCCGGGGAGACCTGCGTGGGGAAGACCTCTATCGTGCGGAGGTACACGGAGCCCGGCTCGCCGCCCGGCGGGGCTCCCACCTCCTCCTACCTGGCCACCATCG GCATTGATTTTAAAGTAAAGCCAGTAACGTTTAATGATACAAGAGTGAAACTTCAAATATG GGATACTGCTGGCCAGGAACGATTCCATACACTTAGCACTAGCTATTTTCGTGGCGCACAAGGCTTTGTTCTTGTATATGACATCACAAATCTGGACAGTTTTCAAAATATAACAAGCTGGATGAAAGACATACATGAG CTTGCTTGGGAACATGGAATACCCTTTTTTGAAACCAGTGCTAAAGATAACGTGAACATTGAGGATGCGTTCTCAATCTTGACTAAGGAAATACTGGAGAAG aAATCCTGTGTATTATATGACTTAGATGTTGTGGCTCTAAATGAAAGTAAGAAGAGAACCTGCTGTGCGTTCTGA
- the LOC141739515 gene encoding ras-related protein Rab-10-like isoform X1, translating to MAGLRLGQGGVGKPPLLVKIVMAGETCVGKTSIVRRYTEPGSPPGGAPTSSYLATIGIDFKVKPVTFNDTRVKLQIWDTAGQERFHTLSTSYFRGAQGFVLVYDITNLDSFQNITSWMKDIHEKAGDEVDVILLGNKCDKESERVVPKQKGEKLAWEHGIPFFETSAKDNVNIEDAFSILTKEILEKKSCVLYDLDVVALNESKKRTCCAF from the exons ATGGCGGGGCTGAGGCTGGGGCAGGGCGGTGTGGGGAAACCGCCGCTGCTGGTGAAAATCGTGATGGCCGGGGAGACCTGCGTGGGGAAGACCTCTATCGTGCGGAGGTACACGGAGCCCGGCTCGCCGCCCGGCGGGGCTCCCACCTCCTCCTACCTGGCCACCATCG GCATTGATTTTAAAGTAAAGCCAGTAACGTTTAATGATACAAGAGTGAAACTTCAAATATG GGATACTGCTGGCCAGGAACGATTCCATACACTTAGCACTAGCTATTTTCGTGGCGCACAAGGCTTTGTTCTTGTATATGACATCACAAATCTGGACAGTTTTCAAAATATAACAAGCTGGATGAAAGACATACATGAG AAAGCAGGTGATGAAGTGGACGTAATACTGCTGGGCAACAAGTGTGATAAGGAGTCAGAACGTGTAGTTCctaaacagaaaggagaaaag CTTGCTTGGGAACATGGAATACCCTTTTTTGAAACCAGTGCTAAAGATAACGTGAACATTGAGGATGCGTTCTCAATCTTGACTAAGGAAATACTGGAGAAG aAATCCTGTGTATTATATGACTTAGATGTTGTGGCTCTAAATGAAAGTAAGAAGAGAACCTGCTGTGCGTTCTGA